A window from Pyrococcus yayanosii CH1 encodes these proteins:
- a CDS encoding V-type ATP synthase subunit K (produces ATP from ADP in the presence of a proton gradient across the membrane; the K subunit is a nonenzymatic component which binds the dimeric form by interacting with the G and E subunits), translating into MEPIVYVALGMALGAGIAGAASSFGVGIAGAAAAGAVAEDEKNFRNALILEGLPMTQSIYGLITLFLIALTAGIIGGGFKFAEATTENIIKSAILFGAGLTVGLTGLSAIPQGIIASAGIGAVSKNPKTFTQNIIFAAMAETMAIFGLVGAIVLIMSIR; encoded by the coding sequence ATGGAGCCGATAGTTTATGTGGCCCTCGGAATGGCCCTTGGTGCTGGAATAGCTGGAGCCGCTTCCTCCTTTGGAGTCGGAATAGCGGGTGCTGCTGCAGCAGGCGCCGTTGCCGAAGACGAGAAGAACTTCAGGAACGCGCTGATACTTGAGGGTCTGCCAATGACCCAGAGCATCTACGGACTCATCACCCTGTTCCTCATAGCCCTGACCGCCGGGATCATAGGGGGTGGCTTTAAGTTCGCCGAGGCAACCACCGAGAACATCATCAAGAGCGCCATCCTCTTTGGTGCTGGCCTCACCGTAGGTTTAACGGGCCTCTCGGCCATCCCGCAGGGGATTATAGCCAGTGCCGGTATCGGAGCCGTCAGCAAGAACCCCAAGACCTTTACCCAGAACATAATCTTTGCGGCCATGGCCGAGACGATGGCCATCTTCGGTCTCGTCGGAGCCATAGTCCTGATAATGAGCATCCGCTGA
- a CDS encoding V-type ATP synthase subunit E, translating to MNGAKLIINEINREAEQKIKYVLEEAEKEAAKIREEARKRAEDRAEWILRKAQTQGEMEKQRVIANAKLEVRRKRLALQEELIEEALNAIRDRLANLPKAEYLETIKGLLKASIEELGEEKVRVSSNEETLKLIAENIDEIKAFLRESLGREVSLELGEKIETIGGVVVENQDGSVRVDNTFEARMERMIGELRATIARILFG from the coding sequence ATGAACGGGGCCAAGCTGATAATCAACGAGATAAACAGGGAGGCCGAGCAGAAAATTAAGTATGTGCTCGAAGAAGCAGAGAAAGAGGCCGCGAAGATCAGAGAAGAGGCCAGGAAGAGGGCCGAAGACAGGGCCGAGTGGATACTGAGGAAGGCCCAGACACAGGGGGAGATGGAGAAGCAGAGGGTAATAGCCAACGCGAAGCTTGAAGTCAGGAGGAAAAGGCTCGCCCTCCAGGAGGAGCTCATAGAGGAGGCTCTGAATGCTATAAGAGACAGGCTGGCTAACCTCCCCAAAGCCGAGTACCTTGAGACGATAAAGGGCCTCCTGAAGGCCTCTATAGAGGAGCTTGGAGAGGAGAAGGTGCGGGTCAGCTCGAACGAGGAGACCCTCAAACTCATAGCCGAAAACATAGATGAGATTAAGGCCTTCCTCAGGGAAAGCCTTGGCAGGGAGGTAAGCTTGGAACTAGGAGAGAAGATAGAGACCATAGGAGGCGTCGTCGTCGAGAACCAGGATGGAAGCGTCAGGGTTGACAACACGTTCGAGGCCAGGATGGAGAGGATGATAGGGGAGCTCAGGGCCACCATAGCCAGGATACTCTTCGGGTGA
- a CDS encoding V-type ATP synthase subunit C: protein MDASTITTLLNTTIAVVFTWVAYKTGQMIWKYTPYSYPNARIRAMEARLLSDQRISELAESRTLSNFVVNLEDTDYRERLSGLEEKGAEDIERALELNLADLQALFIKIMPKRVKGFFELLFQEWDIRNVANVVKAKMVGEPAIDYVVPAGLLLDKVRAMAEAKTMEEMLVILEGTDYEEPLRRLLLKEIDLQEFETELYRIYYGRLLKYALSRKGEEKLILEEFVRLTIDAKNISTILRAKTASLSAEYIRRNLIPGGYLGEKTLEALANTEDAAMALGELEETRYSEVVKETREAIEKGDIGAVEKALLRFIKRRMRELSQFYPLSVAVALAYLLEREAEVRKLKAIAKLIEDGVPPEKIRELVGEVA from the coding sequence ATGGACGCCTCGACGATAACTACGCTCCTTAACACCACCATCGCGGTTGTCTTCACCTGGGTGGCCTACAAGACGGGCCAGATGATCTGGAAGTACACCCCCTACTCCTACCCCAATGCAAGGATAAGGGCTATGGAGGCCCGACTCCTCAGCGACCAAAGGATAAGCGAGCTCGCCGAGAGCAGGACGCTCTCGAACTTCGTCGTTAACCTTGAGGACACGGACTACAGAGAGAGGCTCAGCGGTCTGGAGGAGAAAGGTGCAGAGGATATTGAAAGGGCCCTTGAGCTTAACCTCGCCGACCTCCAAGCCCTATTCATAAAGATAATGCCTAAGAGGGTCAAGGGATTCTTCGAATTGCTCTTCCAGGAGTGGGACATCAGGAACGTGGCCAACGTTGTGAAGGCTAAAATGGTAGGGGAGCCCGCCATCGACTACGTGGTGCCCGCTGGTCTTCTCTTGGACAAGGTCAGAGCTATGGCAGAGGCCAAGACCATGGAGGAGATGCTCGTAATACTGGAGGGAACCGACTATGAGGAGCCTCTTCGCAGGCTCCTCCTAAAAGAGATAGACCTCCAGGAGTTCGAGACGGAGCTCTACCGCATCTACTACGGTCGTCTCCTTAAATACGCCCTCTCAAGGAAGGGTGAGGAGAAGTTAATTTTAGAGGAGTTCGTGCGTCTGACGATAGATGCTAAGAACATCTCAACAATACTAAGGGCGAAAACCGCCAGTCTGTCGGCTGAATATATAAGGAGAAACCTAATTCCAGGGGGATACCTGGGGGAAAAGACGCTTGAAGCCCTAGCGAATACTGAGGACGCCGCCATGGCCCTCGGAGAGCTGGAGGAAACGAGGTACTCAGAAGTCGTTAAGGAAACCAGGGAGGCCATCGAGAAGGGAGACATAGGCGCCGTCGAGAAGGCACTATTAAGGTTCATCAAGAGGAGGATGAGGGAGCTAAGCCAATTCTACCCCCTCAGCGTGGCCGTTGCCCTTGCATATCTGCTGGAGAGAGAAGCGGAGGTCAGGAAGCTCAAAGCCATCGCAAAGCTCATAGAGGACGGCGTACCTCCGGAGAAGATTAGGGAGCTCGTAGGTGAGGTGGCATGA
- a CDS encoding V-type ATP synthase subunit F, with the protein MKIVVIGDQDTALGFRLAGAHEVYAFDEAPLSIERARNKLKELIEREDVGIILITERLAEKVGVPDVKFPIILQIPDKFGPVRGEEVLKEIVRRAIGVEIRR; encoded by the coding sequence ATGAAGATCGTGGTTATCGGTGACCAAGATACTGCCCTAGGCTTCAGGCTAGCGGGTGCTCACGAGGTTTACGCCTTTGATGAGGCCCCCCTCTCGATAGAGAGGGCGAGGAACAAGCTCAAGGAGCTTATAGAGAGGGAGGACGTTGGCATTATCCTGATAACGGAGAGGCTGGCCGAAAAGGTTGGCGTTCCCGACGTCAAATTCCCGATAATCCTTCAGATTCCTGATAAGTTTGGCCCCGTAAGGGGCGAGGAAGTCCTTAAGGAAATCGTTAGGAGGGCAATTGGGGTTGAGATAAGGAGGTGA
- a CDS encoding ATP synthase subunit A, which translates to MKGAKMYEVVKVGELGLIGEIIRLEGDKAVIQVYEETAGIRPGEPVEGTGTSLSVELGPGLLTSIYDGIQRPLEALRELSGDFIGRGLTAPALPRDKKWHFTPKVKVGDKVVGGDIIGEVPETSLIVHKIMVPPGIEGEIIEIAEEGEYTVEEVIAKVKTPSGEIKELKMYQRWPVRVKRPYKEKLPPEVPLITGQRVIDTFFPQAKGGTAAIPGPFGSGKTVTQHQLAKWSDAQVVVYIGCGERGNEMTDVLEEFPKLKDPKTGKPLMERTVLIANTSNMPVAAREASIYTGITIAEYFRDMGYDVALMADSTSRWAEALREISGRLEEMPGEEGYPAYLASKIAEFYERAGRVVTLGSDYRVGSVSVIGAVSPPGGDFSEPVVQNTLRVVKVFWALDADLARRRHFPAINWLTSYSLYVDSIKDWWHQNVDPEWKSMRDWAMALLQKEAELQEIVRIVGPDALPERERAILLVARMLREDYLQQDAFDEVDTYCPPKKQVTMMRVLLNFYEKTMQAIDRGIPIEEIAKLPVREEIGRMKFEPNVEKIAALIDKTNEQFEELFSRYG; encoded by the coding sequence ATGAAGGGGGCTAAGATGTACGAGGTCGTTAAGGTCGGTGAGCTGGGCCTTATAGGGGAAATCATCAGGCTCGAGGGGGACAAGGCCGTCATACAGGTATACGAGGAAACGGCTGGTATCAGACCAGGGGAGCCCGTCGAAGGCACTGGAACCTCGCTTAGCGTTGAGCTCGGCCCCGGCCTGCTAACCTCGATATACGACGGAATACAAAGACCTCTTGAGGCCCTCAGGGAGCTCAGCGGCGACTTCATAGGAAGGGGCCTCACGGCCCCCGCCCTTCCAAGGGATAAAAAGTGGCACTTTACGCCTAAGGTCAAGGTCGGCGATAAAGTTGTCGGTGGCGACATCATCGGTGAGGTTCCCGAGACGAGCCTCATAGTTCACAAGATAATGGTTCCCCCAGGAATCGAGGGCGAGATAATCGAGATAGCCGAGGAGGGTGAGTACACGGTCGAGGAGGTCATAGCGAAGGTCAAGACGCCGAGCGGCGAGATCAAGGAGCTCAAGATGTACCAGAGGTGGCCCGTCCGTGTGAAGAGGCCCTACAAAGAGAAGCTACCGCCCGAAGTGCCCCTAATAACGGGCCAGAGGGTCATTGACACTTTCTTCCCCCAGGCCAAGGGCGGAACAGCGGCAATTCCCGGTCCCTTCGGTTCAGGAAAGACCGTCACACAGCACCAGTTAGCTAAGTGGAGCGACGCTCAGGTTGTGGTTTACATAGGCTGCGGTGAGCGCGGAAACGAGATGACAGATGTTCTCGAGGAATTCCCGAAACTCAAGGACCCGAAGACAGGGAAGCCGCTCATGGAGAGAACGGTTCTCATAGCGAACACATCCAACATGCCGGTAGCGGCAAGGGAGGCTTCGATTTACACGGGAATAACCATAGCGGAATACTTCAGGGACATGGGCTACGATGTCGCTCTCATGGCAGATTCAACGAGCAGGTGGGCGGAGGCTCTGAGGGAGATCTCCGGCCGTCTCGAAGAGATGCCCGGTGAGGAAGGTTATCCAGCTTATCTGGCCAGCAAGATAGCCGAGTTCTATGAAAGGGCGGGCAGAGTTGTAACGCTCGGAAGTGACTACCGTGTCGGAAGCGTCTCCGTTATAGGTGCCGTCTCTCCACCCGGTGGTGATTTCAGCGAGCCCGTCGTCCAGAACACGCTGAGAGTTGTGAAGGTCTTCTGGGCCCTCGATGCCGATTTAGCGAGAAGGAGGCACTTCCCCGCAATCAACTGGCTCACGAGCTACTCCCTGTACGTTGACTCGATAAAAGACTGGTGGCACCAGAACGTCGATCCCGAGTGGAAATCGATGAGGGATTGGGCCATGGCCCTTCTCCAGAAGGAGGCAGAGCTTCAGGAGATAGTCAGGATAGTTGGGCCAGATGCACTTCCGGAGAGGGAGAGGGCGATACTCCTTGTCGCCAGGATGCTCCGTGAGGACTACCTCCAGCAGGATGCATTCGATGAAGTTGATACTTACTGCCCACCCAAGAAGCAGGTTACCATGATGAGGGTTCTCCTCAACTTCTACGAGAAGACCATGCAGGCCATAGACAGGGGCATTCCTATCGAGGAAATCGCAAAGCTTCCCGTGAGAGAAGAGATAGGCAGAATGAAGTTCGAGCCCAACGTGGAGAAGATAGCCGCCCTCATTGATAAGACAAACGAGCAGTTTGAAGAGCTCTTCAGCAGGTATGGGTGA